A single region of the Thermococcus sp. Bubb.Bath genome encodes:
- a CDS encoding HVO_0476 family zinc finger protein, with product MEELFVCPECGSENVEVIKERGRELTLRCNDCGNVWHVTLPKFRKVPLIVSKHERSFKSEAELPEGEEIRVGDIVETEEEEVRITGIELEGDKRVERAKVEEVKTLWGESLTYPKVIKVSIYTSGGVTQSFRVKMPRNEEFAVGEVLEVGGYTFRIERIRTERGAVKHGSAVADEIHTIMGHHIPRARARRSLEIYRGYRKEAR from the coding sequence ATGGAGGAACTGTTCGTATGTCCTGAGTGCGGTAGCGAGAACGTTGAGGTCATAAAGGAGAGGGGGAGAGAGCTTACCCTTCGCTGTAACGACTGTGGAAATGTTTGGCACGTCACCCTTCCGAAGTTCAGGAAGGTTCCGCTCATCGTCAGCAAGCACGAGAGGAGCTTCAAGAGCGAGGCCGAGCTTCCTGAGGGCGAGGAAATAAGGGTCGGTGATATCGTCGAGACGGAGGAAGAGGAGGTCAGGATAACCGGTATAGAGCTCGAAGGGGACAAACGGGTGGAGAGGGCTAAAGTTGAGGAAGTCAAGACCCTCTGGGGCGAGAGCCTCACCTATCCAAAGGTCATAAAGGTCTCAATCTATACCTCTGGTGGGGTTACGCAGTCCTTCCGGGTTAAAATGCCTCGCAACGAGGAGTTCGCCGTCGGTGAGGTTCTTGAGGTTGGTGGTTACACTTTCAGGATAGAGAGGATTAGAACCGAGAGGGGAGCAGTAAAGCACGGTTCCGCCGTGGCGGACGAGATACACACCATAATGGGACACCACATTCCGCGCGCTAGGGCACGGAGAAGCCTGGAGATATACAGGGGCTACCGAAAGGAGGCCCGATGA
- the cobT gene encoding nicotinate mononucleotide-dependent phosphoribosyltransferase CobT, with amino-acid sequence MKSLFVLVLGNTEVSLIPGISVAGASPELTKLTPPADAEYLLYEKPRIINAIPVTPEGHPTPAIITKAARELANFPILVVRGGTHLAPLVPHVHISSAVGRDFRKEPALPEFGEIIRMAKLLGEELNKTDIEELVIGESTPGGTTTAQAVLWAMGYDARTSSAAPDNPQSLKEQVIAGGFKRAGIEKGQLRDNPLEALRQFGDPMMTAVVGLALGFKKNIVLAGGTQMLAVSALLKALGEDLSRFMIATTKWVVNDRSATFLDTAKEIGIITYAADLDFSKSEFKGLRDYENGYVKEGVGAGGATWLAVKAGLSPDEISAKVEELYRRLMEMK; translated from the coding sequence GTGAAGAGCCTCTTCGTTTTAGTCCTGGGAAACACGGAGGTCAGCTTGATACCTGGAATAAGCGTCGCTGGAGCGTCTCCCGAACTTACGAAGCTGACTCCACCTGCCGACGCTGAATATCTCCTCTACGAGAAGCCGAGGATAATAAACGCCATACCAGTAACTCCCGAAGGACACCCAACGCCTGCCATAATCACCAAGGCAGCGAGGGAGCTTGCGAACTTTCCGATACTCGTGGTCAGGGGAGGAACACACCTCGCTCCACTCGTGCCCCACGTACACATAAGCTCCGCTGTCGGAAGGGACTTCAGGAAAGAGCCGGCACTCCCAGAATTCGGTGAGATTATCAGGATGGCAAAGCTCCTCGGTGAGGAGCTGAATAAGACGGACATAGAGGAACTGGTGATAGGCGAATCAACTCCCGGCGGAACCACAACAGCCCAGGCCGTCCTCTGGGCTATGGGCTACGATGCGAGGACGAGCTCTGCCGCTCCAGATAACCCGCAGAGCCTCAAAGAGCAAGTTATTGCTGGAGGATTCAAGAGGGCAGGAATCGAGAAAGGCCAGCTAAGAGACAACCCGCTCGAAGCGCTCAGACAGTTCGGAGACCCGATGATGACCGCCGTCGTTGGTCTGGCGCTCGGCTTTAAGAAGAACATCGTCTTAGCCGGCGGAACCCAAATGCTGGCAGTATCTGCCCTTCTGAAGGCCCTCGGCGAGGACTTGAGCAGGTTCATGATAGCGACCACTAAGTGGGTCGTAAACGACAGGAGCGCGACCTTCCTTGATACGGCGAAGGAGATAGGAATAATCACCTACGCGGCCGACCTAGACTTCTCAAAGAGCGAGTTCAAAGGCTTAAGAGACTATGAGAACGGCTACGTCAAGGAGGGCGTTGGAGCTGGAGGGGCGACCTGGCTCGCCGTCAAGGCCGGCTTATCACCTGATGAGATTTCCGCGAAGGTTGAGGAGCTCTACAGAAGGCTTATGGAGATGAAATGA
- a CDS encoding cobyric acid synthase → MGKALMIQGTMSGAGKSLLVAALCRIFANLGYDVVPFKSQNMSLNSAPSIEGGEISRAQYLQALACKKKPSVRFNPILLKPEGNLRSQVVFMGKPMGSVSARDYMLSRKEELFRKAVEALKALIGEHELVIIEGAGSPVEINLKDYDIANMRVARSVNAPVILVADIDRGGSFAQLVGTMELLSGEERNLVMGFVFNKFRGDPSLLKPGFEFLEERYGKPVLGVVPYIDHRLPEEDSLAEFPKVKGDLHIQIIKLPHISNFTDFEPLHWANGVDYVTRAEEISGDLIIIPGSKNTVEDLLWMRENGIEDAIIEAHREGSFVVGVCGGFQMLGEEIVDDVESKRGKIKGIGLLPAKTVFSREKRTNYLRAEVLWEPAKGMMVEGYEIRMGRSTSDKPFSVITSINGSGAFEPEGAIGKRAFGTYLHGIFHNFAFTERFLNTLRAEKGLEPVKVGEWSIEEEIERFASVVKRSVDIDYIIEGLGL, encoded by the coding sequence ATGGGAAAGGCGCTGATGATCCAAGGTACAATGTCGGGAGCCGGAAAGTCGCTTCTCGTTGCGGCCCTCTGCAGAATCTTTGCGAACCTCGGCTATGACGTTGTTCCCTTCAAGAGCCAGAATATGAGCCTCAACTCGGCACCGAGCATCGAAGGGGGCGAGATAAGCCGCGCCCAGTACCTTCAGGCGCTCGCCTGCAAGAAAAAGCCGAGCGTGAGGTTCAACCCGATCCTACTCAAGCCCGAGGGCAACCTGAGGAGCCAAGTCGTCTTCATGGGGAAGCCGATGGGGAGCGTCTCCGCCAGGGATTACATGCTCTCGCGGAAGGAGGAACTTTTTAGGAAGGCGGTGGAAGCCCTGAAAGCCCTCATAGGGGAGCACGAGCTGGTCATAATCGAGGGAGCCGGCTCGCCGGTCGAGATAAACCTCAAGGACTACGACATAGCCAACATGCGCGTTGCGAGGTCCGTAAACGCTCCGGTCATTCTTGTTGCAGACATAGACAGGGGCGGGAGCTTTGCCCAGCTCGTCGGAACCATGGAGCTTTTGAGCGGGGAGGAGCGGAACCTCGTTATGGGCTTCGTCTTCAACAAGTTCCGGGGTGACCCTTCCCTCCTAAAGCCGGGCTTTGAGTTCCTCGAAGAGCGCTACGGAAAGCCGGTTCTCGGCGTTGTGCCCTACATAGACCACCGCCTGCCTGAAGAGGACTCGCTTGCCGAGTTCCCGAAGGTTAAGGGCGACCTGCACATCCAGATAATCAAGCTCCCGCATATAAGCAACTTCACTGACTTCGAGCCTCTCCACTGGGCGAACGGCGTGGATTACGTGACGAGGGCTGAGGAAATAAGTGGCGACCTCATAATAATTCCCGGAAGCAAGAACACCGTGGAGGATTTGCTCTGGATGAGGGAGAACGGGATTGAGGATGCGATAATCGAAGCCCACAGGGAAGGCTCTTTCGTCGTGGGAGTATGCGGCGGCTTCCAGATGCTTGGGGAGGAGATAGTTGATGATGTTGAATCAAAACGCGGAAAAATCAAGGGCATCGGTCTCCTTCCAGCCAAAACCGTCTTTTCCCGGGAGAAGAGGACGAACTACCTGAGGGCTGAGGTGCTGTGGGAGCCTGCGAAAGGGATGATGGTTGAGGGCTACGAGATCAGGATGGGGCGCTCCACAAGCGATAAACCTTTCTCGGTGATCACCTCGATAAACGGGAGCGGGGCCTTTGAGCCCGAAGGAGCTATAGGCAAGAGGGCCTTCGGCACCTACCTCCACGGAATCTTCCACAACTTCGCCTTCACGGAGCGGTTTCTCAACACCTTGAGGGCTGAGAAGGGTCTTGAACCTGTGAAGGTCGGGGAGTGGAGCATTGAGGAGGAGATAGAGAGGTTTGCCAGTGTTGTGAAGAGGAGCGTTGACATAGACTACATCATCGAGGGGCTGGGACTTTAG
- a CDS encoding adenosylcobinamide amidohydrolase, which produces MKFNHFILPFEGPMLALSNAPHNGGLFRANGFFFMMVPRNYSGDCMEDCLKFERENGLTAFVGFMTAANVEKVLAVSRSGSVTAYVTAGITNPAIAGEVPPPWSPGTINIAVVIEDGLTVGAMANAIMTATEAKTYTLLRLGYNATGTTSDGIGVFAFEGEREWAGTATELGINIGRAVREALEESLEKWGSSRKD; this is translated from the coding sequence GTGAAGTTCAATCATTTCATCCTCCCTTTTGAAGGGCCGATGCTCGCACTCAGCAACGCTCCCCATAATGGGGGCCTATTCAGGGCAAACGGCTTCTTCTTCATGATGGTTCCCAGGAACTATTCGGGCGACTGCATGGAGGACTGCCTGAAGTTCGAGCGGGAGAACGGTCTAACGGCCTTCGTCGGCTTCATGACTGCCGCGAACGTTGAGAAAGTTTTGGCCGTCTCAAGGAGCGGAAGCGTTACGGCCTACGTGACGGCCGGAATAACCAATCCGGCGATAGCGGGTGAAGTGCCGCCGCCCTGGAGTCCTGGAACGATAAACATTGCAGTCGTGATTGAGGACGGCCTAACGGTCGGAGCGATGGCAAACGCAATAATGACCGCAACGGAAGCGAAGACCTACACCCTGCTGAGGCTCGGCTACAATGCGACCGGGACAACCAGCGATGGAATAGGAGTCTTCGCCTTTGAGGGAGAAAGAGAGTGGGCTGGGACGGCGACAGAGCTTGGGATAAACATCGGACGGGCGGTTAGAGAGGCGCTGGAGGAGAGCTTGGAGAAGTGGGGATCATCGAGAAAGGATTAA
- a CDS encoding NfeD family protein, with protein sequence MSALFPASLLILGLLIILLDMMVTAFTTPIGVTFAVLGILLGFGWGFTESFVVALIFGVLAYILVGRYIRKDVEDLGEKEKKYTFDPVGKRGRVVKVAEDHYLVELEGDKWIALSDEKLEVGDTVEVVKVDGVKLIVRKA encoded by the coding sequence ATGAGCGCTCTCTTCCCCGCTTCCCTTTTGATCCTTGGGCTCCTGATAATACTGCTCGACATGATGGTCACGGCCTTCACGACCCCGATAGGCGTTACCTTCGCAGTCCTCGGTATTCTACTCGGCTTCGGTTGGGGCTTCACCGAGAGCTTCGTGGTGGCGCTTATATTTGGCGTTCTTGCCTACATCCTCGTCGGTAGGTACATCAGAAAGGACGTGGAGGACCTCGGCGAGAAGGAGAAGAAGTACACCTTCGACCCGGTCGGAAAGAGGGGCAGGGTCGTAAAGGTCGCCGAAGACCACTACCTCGTCGAGCTTGAGGGGGACAAGTGGATAGCCCTGAGCGACGAGAAGCTGGAAGTCGGGGACACCGTTGAGGTTGTTAAAGTGGACGGTGTGAAGTTGATAGTGAGAAAGGCATGA
- a CDS encoding ATP-binding protein: protein MMREVLEEAIVEFWELGLPEVKERELVLPTNLATALSVFGLRRVGKTHLLYATMKGLMDSGLPLRRLFYVNFEDERLVGMTAMDLSSIVELYHKHNPRARVIYLFLDEVQAVDGWERFVRRLVERGNARVFLTGSSSKLLSKEIATSLRGRTLSFQLFPLSFREFLEFKSFKPTLPLTEARRGRLFALLDEYLRYGGFPGIVDYSPLLKIKTLQEYLDLIVYKDLIERYGVEKSSAMKALIRVITRNFARKASVRKLHGFLSSIGVKISKPTVYEYFSYLEDIGFVIPVRKYHGNSVESLRSAPKLYLADVGFAESLGVEDLGFRLENIVAVELLRRKHYFDPLIEVHYWEGREGEVDFVISRGSKVSELIQVSWSVDDPETKRRELKALLSASKTLGCENLKVITWEYEATETVDGKKIDFIPLWKWLLGAGL, encoded by the coding sequence ATGATGAGAGAGGTGCTCGAGGAGGCCATAGTAGAGTTTTGGGAGCTTGGACTCCCAGAGGTGAAGGAAAGGGAGCTCGTCCTGCCTACGAACCTCGCCACTGCCCTTTCCGTCTTTGGCCTCAGGAGGGTAGGTAAGACCCACCTCCTCTACGCGACGATGAAGGGGCTCATGGATTCTGGGCTCCCCCTCAGGAGGCTTTTTTACGTTAACTTCGAGGACGAGAGGCTAGTTGGAATGACGGCCATGGATCTCTCCAGCATAGTTGAGCTCTATCACAAGCACAACCCCAGAGCTAGGGTTATCTACCTTTTCCTTGACGAGGTGCAGGCTGTAGATGGATGGGAAAGGTTCGTGAGGCGGCTGGTGGAGAGGGGAAACGCTAGGGTTTTTCTAACGGGTTCTTCTTCCAAACTCCTCTCGAAGGAGATCGCAACTTCCCTCAGGGGGAGAACGCTGTCGTTCCAGCTCTTTCCTCTGTCTTTCAGGGAGTTCTTGGAGTTCAAGAGTTTTAAACCGACTCTTCCCCTAACCGAAGCCCGGAGGGGTCGGCTTTTTGCTCTCCTCGACGAGTACCTCAGATACGGCGGTTTCCCGGGAATAGTGGACTATTCGCCCCTCCTCAAGATCAAAACCCTTCAAGAGTACCTTGACCTGATAGTTTACAAGGATCTAATTGAGAGATACGGTGTTGAAAAGAGCTCAGCCATGAAGGCCCTGATCCGGGTTATAACAAGGAATTTTGCCCGGAAGGCCTCGGTGAGAAAGCTCCACGGTTTTCTATCCTCTATAGGGGTCAAAATAAGCAAACCGACCGTTTATGAGTACTTCTCCTACCTTGAGGACATCGGGTTCGTCATCCCCGTTCGTAAGTACCACGGCAACAGTGTGGAGTCCCTACGGAGTGCTCCAAAGCTCTATCTGGCCGATGTCGGATTTGCAGAATCCCTCGGAGTGGAGGACTTAGGCTTCAGATTGGAGAACATCGTAGCCGTTGAGCTGTTGAGGAGAAAGCACTACTTTGACCCCCTAATCGAGGTTCACTACTGGGAAGGGCGCGAGGGGGAAGTTGATTTCGTGATTTCAAGGGGGTCGAAGGTCTCGGAGCTGATCCAGGTCAGCTGGAGTGTTGATGATCCAGAGACAAAGAGGAGGGAGTTAAAAGCGCTTCTCTCCGCTTCAAAAACCCTCGGCTGTGAAAACCTAAAGGTGATTACGTGGGAATACGAGGCCACGGAAACCGTTGATGGGAAGAAGATTGACTTCATACCCCTCTGGAAGTGGCTCCTTGGGGCAGGTTTATAA
- a CDS encoding ATP-binding protein, with translation MFDLEEYNPWWVHEGDPDFEEWRGLKYRYVPSWIRELSFEPFSVNFLVGPRRVGKTLGVKLLINELLRERENPYGIFYYDCTMLDNQDDLSAVLKAYLKLKETKGIKNSLIFLDEVTSAKNWWKAIIDLINRKKLKNDVITVMGSVSVNLNRAVGYFSGRKGRGKVLEIMPLGFRDYYHLLTGVEDYFAGKGQDAFESYLRTGGYAAYLNRRIRKSDIVGALKADLRSLEREKNPEIAREILGAIISKAPSPLSYSELGQEAGVNRDTVRSYVSALSELKVLLEIPFSQWGKKIVPKKNRKFAIRDPLMARAFAEWSHVKVEESVLYEWAVQEHLYRKFRKVYYFQSEGYEIDAVVPGMRVEVKSGKAKGRYPRDVIVLSGSEVPRFLHRIEYRHVVEYDEV, from the coding sequence ATGTTCGACCTTGAGGAGTATAACCCATGGTGGGTTCATGAGGGAGATCCGGACTTTGAAGAGTGGAGGGGATTAAAGTACCGGTACGTCCCCTCATGGATAAGGGAACTCTCGTTCGAACCCTTTTCCGTGAACTTTTTGGTTGGGCCGCGGAGGGTCGGCAAAACCCTCGGAGTGAAGCTCCTCATAAACGAGCTCCTCAGGGAAAGGGAAAACCCCTACGGGATTTTTTACTATGACTGCACAATGCTCGACAACCAGGATGACCTCTCGGCCGTTCTTAAGGCTTATTTGAAGCTCAAGGAGACCAAAGGAATAAAGAACTCTCTCATCTTCCTCGACGAGGTTACATCCGCCAAGAACTGGTGGAAGGCCATCATTGACCTCATAAACCGGAAGAAGCTTAAAAACGATGTCATCACGGTAATGGGTTCAGTATCGGTCAACCTTAATAGGGCCGTTGGATACTTCTCCGGGAGGAAGGGCCGTGGAAAGGTTCTCGAAATAATGCCCCTCGGCTTCAGGGACTATTACCATCTCCTAACAGGTGTTGAGGACTACTTTGCAGGGAAAGGCCAGGATGCCTTCGAAAGCTACCTTAGGACCGGGGGCTACGCGGCTTACCTAAATAGAAGGATACGGAAGAGTGATATAGTGGGCGCACTGAAGGCCGACCTCAGAAGCCTTGAAAGGGAGAAGAATCCAGAAATCGCGAGGGAGATACTGGGGGCGATAATATCCAAGGCACCAAGCCCTCTCTCGTACAGCGAGCTTGGTCAAGAAGCCGGTGTCAACAGGGACACCGTAAGGAGCTACGTGTCAGCCCTCTCCGAGCTTAAGGTACTTCTGGAGATACCATTCTCACAGTGGGGGAAGAAAATCGTCCCAAAGAAAAACCGGAAGTTTGCCATCAGGGACCCATTGATGGCAAGGGCGTTCGCCGAATGGAGCCATGTTAAGGTCGAGGAGTCGGTTCTCTACGAATGGGCCGTTCAGGAGCACCTCTACCGGAAGTTCAGGAAGGTGTATTACTTCCAGAGCGAGGGCTACGAGATAGACGCCGTTGTGCCGGGCATGAGGGTTGAGGTGAAGTCAGGAAAAGCTAAGGGCAGGTATCCGAGGGATGTCATCGTGCTCAGTGGAAGCGAAGTACCACGGTTCCTCCATAGAATAGAGTACCGCCACGTCGTTGAGTACGATGAAGTCTAA
- a CDS encoding type II toxin-antitoxin system VapC family toxin produces MTIEAVLDTSVFVKGFVPPRRKKRDDIYLQRLALHQKAESILRKVESGEMALHEPLVMLVEVATVVSRLSSSETLSKAAVQFLIQHSSFYSDIYLLDEAIELGIQTKMSGFDVLFLACAKVCKAVLVTDDLKMYEKAREIGIKSQLLRI; encoded by the coding sequence ATGACTATTGAGGCTGTCTTGGACACCAGCGTCTTCGTTAAGGGATTTGTTCCTCCGAGACGAAAGAAGAGGGACGATATCTACCTCCAAAGGCTTGCCCTCCACCAGAAAGCTGAATCAATTCTCCGTAAAGTGGAAAGTGGGGAGATGGCCCTTCACGAGCCTCTTGTGATGCTTGTCGAAGTTGCAACAGTCGTCTCAAGGCTTTCCAGCAGTGAGACCCTCTCGAAGGCCGCCGTTCAGTTTTTAATCCAGCATTCAAGCTTTTATTCTGATATTTACCTTCTCGACGAAGCCATAGAACTCGGAATTCAGACAAAGATGAGCGGCTTTGACGTTCTTTTTCTGGCCTGTGCAAAAGTTTGCAAGGCCGTCCTCGTTACAGATGATCTAAAGATGTACGAAAAGGCAAGAGAGATTGGAATAAAGAGCCAGTTGCTCAGGATTTGA
- a CDS encoding phosphoadenosine phosphosulfate reductase family protein, which translates to MGRPVFLGKSYINWCEKCNVPLIGDSCAVHGKEGVFRLNITPPGDLRFAFEKDIEFIRSAFMEHYGVDIGEILEGKIVLLNKLPSEDDAYEIIFDGYVFGYIKYDPLELKWHAGLKMEGAIALWKRFGKEMKKWVVVDNGAVEPVKKNANLLPVGIVEAEPSIRVGDEVILVTEEGEVFATGIAKKDYEALMRKERGTGVKPKRQKTVNYREGKKATVEDVLRANSTALEGKVVKSREFMRRVANKYSDLPKAVAFSGGKDSLAVLGLALEEFGTDFTVFFNNTGIEFPETVQYVEELRKELEPKGAKFIVADAGDAFWRALYVFSPPGRDYRWCCKVTKLGPITMAIKENYPKGVLMFVGQRKYESIKRFKQPRVWRNKWVPNEIGASPIFHWRAIEVWLYIFSRKLKYNPLYARGFDRIGCFLCPSASLAEFERLRREKPKLWEKWRKALEYWRRRFDLSEEWVTYGFWRWKKLSKGEKAIVRKLEVNIPEERSWEPVRVQIEETDDGYELTFNTVLNRKRLLEVAPILGKVNVEGDAIKAGQVEFIGGTRTAKAPNEEEAWSAYYLIKRAYECVGCGVCVGKCPENALSIDERSKKIIVDWGSCTHCRECMDVCPLLKIKNPEEGSQL; encoded by the coding sequence ATGGGGAGACCAGTCTTCCTTGGAAAGTCATACATAAACTGGTGTGAGAAGTGCAACGTCCCGCTCATCGGCGACTCCTGCGCCGTTCACGGGAAGGAGGGAGTTTTCAGGCTCAACATCACCCCACCAGGAGACCTGCGCTTCGCATTTGAGAAGGACATCGAGTTCATTCGCTCAGCCTTCATGGAGCACTACGGTGTGGATATCGGCGAAATCCTGGAAGGAAAAATCGTCCTCCTCAATAAGCTCCCGAGCGAAGACGACGCCTACGAGATAATATTTGACGGCTACGTTTTTGGTTATATCAAGTACGACCCGCTCGAACTGAAGTGGCATGCGGGGCTGAAGATGGAGGGAGCAATCGCCCTCTGGAAGCGCTTCGGAAAGGAAATGAAGAAGTGGGTAGTCGTGGATAATGGGGCGGTCGAGCCCGTAAAGAAGAACGCCAACCTTCTGCCAGTTGGAATAGTCGAGGCCGAGCCGAGCATAAGGGTTGGAGATGAGGTTATACTCGTCACGGAGGAAGGAGAAGTCTTCGCCACGGGGATAGCCAAGAAGGACTACGAAGCGTTAATGCGGAAGGAGAGAGGGACCGGCGTAAAACCGAAGAGGCAGAAGACCGTCAACTACCGCGAGGGCAAGAAGGCCACCGTGGAGGACGTTCTGAGGGCGAACAGCACAGCCCTTGAGGGGAAGGTCGTAAAGAGCAGGGAGTTCATGAGGAGGGTTGCTAACAAATACTCCGACCTTCCAAAGGCTGTTGCATTCTCCGGCGGAAAGGACAGTTTAGCGGTTCTCGGCTTGGCGCTGGAGGAGTTCGGGACCGATTTCACAGTCTTCTTTAACAACACGGGCATCGAATTCCCTGAAACGGTTCAATACGTTGAGGAGCTGAGAAAGGAGCTTGAGCCGAAGGGAGCGAAGTTTATAGTGGCCGACGCCGGCGACGCCTTCTGGAGAGCTTTGTATGTCTTCTCGCCGCCGGGAAGGGACTACCGTTGGTGCTGTAAAGTTACAAAGCTCGGGCCAATAACGATGGCCATAAAGGAGAACTACCCAAAGGGCGTCCTCATGTTTGTCGGCCAGAGAAAGTATGAGAGCATAAAGCGTTTCAAGCAGCCACGCGTGTGGAGGAACAAGTGGGTGCCGAACGAGATTGGGGCATCTCCAATCTTCCACTGGAGGGCCATAGAGGTCTGGCTCTACATATTCAGCAGGAAGCTGAAGTACAACCCGCTCTACGCCCGCGGTTTCGACAGGATAGGATGTTTCCTCTGTCCTAGTGCTTCCTTAGCTGAGTTCGAGAGGCTGAGGAGGGAGAAGCCTAAGCTCTGGGAGAAGTGGAGGAAAGCCCTTGAGTACTGGAGGAGGCGCTTTGACCTCTCGGAGGAGTGGGTAACCTACGGCTTCTGGCGCTGGAAGAAGCTCAGCAAGGGCGAGAAGGCTATAGTAAGGAAGCTGGAAGTTAATATTCCAGAGGAGCGCTCGTGGGAGCCAGTGAGGGTTCAGATCGAAGAGACCGACGATGGCTACGAGCTGACCTTCAACACCGTCCTCAACAGGAAGAGGCTCCTTGAGGTCGCTCCAATCCTTGGAAAGGTAAACGTCGAGGGAGATGCTATCAAAGCAGGGCAGGTTGAGTTCATAGGTGGAACGAGAACCGCCAAAGCTCCGAACGAAGAAGAGGCCTGGAGTGCCTACTACCTCATTAAGAGGGCCTACGAGTGCGTCGGCTGCGGGGTCTGCGTCGGCAAATGTCCAGAGAACGCGCTAAGTATAGACGAGAGGAGCAAGAAAATAATCGTTGACTGGGGCTCCTGCACCCACTGCCGCGAGTGTATGGACGTCTGCCCGCTGTTGAAGATTAAGAACCCAGAGGAGGGAAGCCAGCTCTGA
- a CDS encoding SPFH domain-containing protein, translated as MGGFAAFVILVLGLFLLLLLLLGVKVIRPYQKGLVERLGKFNRILDPGVHFIIPFMERVKKIDMREHVVDVPPQEVICKDNVVVTVDAVVYYQIMDPVKAAYNVSNFLMAIIKLAQTNLRAIIGEMELDETLSGRDIINARLREELDKITDRWGVKITRVEIQRIDPPKDIQEAMAKQMTAEREKRAMILIAEGKKESAIREAEGQKQSAILKAEGEKQRQILIAEGQAQAIRKVLEALQMADEKYLALQYIEKLPDLAKYGNLIVPYDTEALIGLLRVLQKVKDSPLPKPPESEKKEPENNNLDNLEVSPEDLEKLKDMKE; from the coding sequence ATGGGAGGTTTCGCCGCCTTCGTTATACTCGTGCTTGGACTGTTTCTGCTGCTGCTCCTGCTTCTGGGAGTGAAGGTTATACGACCCTACCAGAAGGGGCTGGTTGAGAGGCTCGGAAAGTTCAACAGGATACTCGACCCGGGTGTCCACTTCATAATCCCGTTCATGGAGCGCGTTAAGAAAATCGACATGCGCGAACACGTCGTTGATGTGCCGCCCCAGGAGGTCATCTGTAAGGACAACGTCGTAGTAACCGTCGACGCGGTCGTCTACTATCAGATAATGGACCCCGTGAAAGCGGCCTACAACGTCAGCAACTTCCTGATGGCAATCATCAAGCTCGCACAGACGAACCTCCGTGCCATAATCGGTGAGATGGAGCTCGACGAGACCCTCTCTGGCAGGGACATAATCAACGCCCGCTTGAGGGAGGAGCTCGACAAGATAACCGACCGCTGGGGCGTCAAGATAACCCGCGTCGAGATACAGAGGATAGACCCGCCGAAGGACATCCAGGAGGCGATGGCCAAGCAGATGACTGCTGAGAGGGAGAAGAGGGCAATGATACTCATCGCCGAGGGTAAGAAGGAGAGTGCCATAAGAGAGGCTGAAGGACAGAAGCAGTCGGCGATCCTGAAGGCAGAGGGTGAGAAGCAGAGACAGATACTCATCGCCGAAGGTCAGGCGCAGGCCATCAGAAAGGTTCTTGAGGCGCTCCAGATGGCCGACGAGAAGTATCTGGCGCTCCAGTACATCGAGAAGCTACCGGACCTCGCCAAGTACGGCAACCTCATAGTGCCCTACGACACAGAGGCCCTCATAGGGCTCCTCAGGGTCCTCCAGAAGGTTAAGGACAGCCCCCTGCCGAAGCCACCCGAGAGCGAGAAGAAGGAGCCAGAGAATAACAACCTCGACAATCTGGAAGTGAGCCCGGAAGATCTTGAGAAACTCAAGGACATGAAGGAGTGA
- a CDS encoding radical SAM protein: MTRIYHVVRFKSGSAYVLFDGCNWNCSFCVWRKVTRWSLCLPLKTRRRLDSIWKAGRVRYLSVDEVANLLKNAEVTTAFLGGGEPTLDPELKTLMRALRREGINPWIVTNGENLDDEMVGLAEGATFSIKALDDELHRRITGVSNRRAIENFRSYAGTGKLVAETVFVPGLVECDEIERIARFVASITPEMRLRIDPLVQGANIEKVDECIERVREILPKTDRIRVKGSIEPPEILYPEVRRWERR; this comes from the coding sequence ATGACGAGGATTTACCATGTGGTCAGGTTCAAGAGTGGAAGCGCCTACGTGTTATTCGATGGCTGTAACTGGAACTGTTCGTTCTGCGTGTGGAGAAAGGTAACGCGCTGGAGCCTCTGCTTGCCATTGAAAACGCGCAGAAGACTCGACTCCATATGGAAGGCGGGCAGAGTCAGATACCTCTCCGTTGATGAGGTCGCTAACCTTCTGAAAAATGCAGAGGTTACAACTGCCTTCCTCGGCGGTGGAGAACCAACCTTAGACCCCGAGCTCAAGACTCTAATGCGAGCCCTCAGACGTGAGGGGATAAACCCCTGGATCGTCACCAACGGCGAGAACCTCGACGACGAGATGGTAGGGCTCGCCGAGGGTGCAACCTTCAGCATAAAGGCCCTCGATGATGAACTCCACCGTAGAATAACGGGAGTATCTAACAGAAGAGCGATTGAGAACTTCAGAAGCTATGCGGGAACAGGGAAGCTTGTCGCAGAGACGGTCTTTGTACCTGGCCTCGTGGAGTGCGACGAAATAGAAAGGATAGCACGCTTCGTAGCGTCCATCACCCCTGAAATGAGGCTCAGAATAGACCCGCTCGTTCAAGGGGCCAACATTGAGAAGGTGGATGAATGCATAGAGCGCGTGAGAGAAATTCTGCCGAAGACAGATAGGATACGCGTTAAGGGAAGCATTGAGCCCCCTGAAATTCTTTACCCGGAGGTGAGAAGATGGGAAAGGCGCTGA